DNA sequence from the Thunnus albacares chromosome 22, fThuAlb1.1, whole genome shotgun sequence genome:
GAGTGGAGTAACTGTCGACATACTGTCATTCAGCACAGACATTTGAACACGATGACATCTccaaactttgttttctatctGACATGTCTGTTCTTGGGGAAAATGGGTGAGTAGTGTTTTTGTGTGCCCAGTTTTTATCTTTCAGTGTGAGCTCACTCCTCatgcaaatgtttaatttttcaaTGTGCTGATTTCTATCACCaaaatctctctctcatcaTACTACAGCACAGGTGACCAATCTGAAATTGTCCTCATCTGTGAACCAAGAGAGTGGTTTTCTATCAGTTAATGTTGGGGAAAAGCTGTctttacaatgtttctatgAAGTTGATGTTTCATCATATCTGTACTGGTACAAGCAAACTCTGGGACAGAAACCAAGGCTCATCTCCACCTTCTATGTGAATGAGATAAATGGTACTTTTTATGATGAATTCAAGAACAATCCTCGCTTCACACTGGATACTGAAAACGGTAAAAATCACTTGACGATTTCAGAGTTACGTCTTTCAGACTCAGCTACTTACTACTGTGCAAGTAGTATATCATACAAATTTGAATTTGCAGAAGGAACTGTTGTCAGTGTAAAGGGTTCAGGTTTGAACATCCAAGCTTTGGTCCATCAGTCGGCATCTGAGAGCATCCAGCCAGGAGACTCTGTGACTCTgaactgtacagtacacactggGACCTGTAATG
Encoded proteins:
- the LOC122973267 gene encoding immunoglobulin kappa light chain-like; translation: MTSPNFVFYLTCLFLGKMAQVTNLKLSSSVNQESGFLSVNVGEKLSLQCFYEVDVSSYLYWYKQTLGQKPRLISTFYVNEINGTFYDEFKNNPRFTLDTENGKNHLTISELRLSDSATYYCASSISYKFEFAEGTVVSVKGSGLNIQALVHQSASESIQPGDSVTLNCTVHTGTCNDGEHSVYWFKNSQESHPGIIYTHGGRNDQCERNNTQTHTCVYNLTMKSLDLSHAGTYYCAVASCGRIVFGNGTKLDVGYSAVLVYFLSGALAFTTIISILLAFSVCMMNMINSFQSAESQERISASSTVNAKGYKDADNLYYAALSVNLTNRRRRQNQTWSECVYYSVK